The Micromonospora sp. NBC_01740 genome includes a window with the following:
- a CDS encoding DUF3263 domain-containing protein, with translation MQPADAAPAATEPPAPGRPGEAGATVGANPTGEARDTGSVVPQPRTGPGAGTPTVPQPRSAPEPDAAVAAPSEAGAPPSVAGTDADAPADARPESGLTERERGILAFEQQWWRHAGAKEQAIRDTFGLSATRYYQLLNGLLDNPAALAAEPVLVGRLRRLRSSRARNRRR, from the coding sequence ATGCAGCCCGCCGACGCCGCCCCGGCCGCCACCGAGCCGCCCGCGCCGGGCCGGCCCGGCGAAGCCGGCGCGACCGTCGGGGCGAACCCCACCGGGGAGGCGCGGGACACCGGCAGCGTCGTTCCCCAGCCGCGTACCGGTCCGGGCGCCGGGACGCCGACGGTCCCGCAGCCCCGCTCGGCGCCGGAGCCGGACGCCGCCGTGGCGGCGCCCAGCGAGGCCGGCGCCCCGCCGAGCGTGGCCGGCACCGACGCCGACGCCCCGGCGGACGCCCGGCCCGAGAGTGGCCTCACCGAGCGTGAGCGCGGCATCCTCGCCTTCGAACAGCAGTGGTGGCGGCACGCCGGCGCCAAGGAACAGGCCATCCGGGACACCTTCGGCCTCTCGGCCACCCGCTACTACCAGTTGCTGAACGGGCTGCTCGACAACCCGGCCGCCCTCGCCGCCGAGCCGGTGCTGGTCGGGCGGCTGCGCCGGCTCAGGTCCTCCCGGGCCCGCAACCGCCGCCGCTGA
- a CDS encoding ABC transporter permease subunit, producing MSLYRTELRRLAKRRFTRWMGLLGLLVLAAVVVGVFFTNEKIDANALAKAERAAEQQWQQDVRHNTQYRAECEKAKAAGTAQSGEFPDDCAMIQPPPRDAIQAGWFLPSTFDFRENFGDTLLPLAAILALVGFVVGASFVGAEWNTGGMMNLLLWRPKRLTVLLTKLAALLTGLVALAVPTTALWFGSFWLVATFRGSTAKMTSGAWQSFALTGLRGLVLALVTATIGFALASLGRHTAMALGGVIALMVVGQFGLGILLAMAGVRFAEAWLLPTYALAWMQKKVTLEDWNTCQATYFGECKPDTLDITWQQSSVMMAVGFVVILGAALWAMRRRDIS from the coding sequence GTGAGCCTCTACCGTACGGAGCTGCGCCGGCTCGCCAAGCGGCGCTTCACCCGCTGGATGGGCCTGCTGGGCCTGCTGGTGCTCGCGGCCGTGGTGGTCGGCGTCTTCTTCACCAACGAGAAGATCGACGCCAACGCGCTGGCGAAGGCCGAGCGCGCCGCCGAGCAGCAGTGGCAGCAGGACGTCCGCCACAACACGCAGTACCGCGCGGAGTGCGAGAAGGCGAAGGCGGCCGGCACGGCCCAGTCCGGGGAGTTCCCCGACGACTGCGCGATGATCCAGCCCCCGCCCCGGGACGCGATCCAGGCGGGCTGGTTCCTGCCCTCCACGTTCGACTTCCGGGAGAACTTCGGCGACACGCTGCTGCCGCTCGCGGCGATCCTGGCGCTGGTCGGGTTCGTCGTGGGGGCCTCGTTCGTCGGGGCGGAGTGGAACACCGGCGGCATGATGAACCTGCTGCTGTGGCGGCCGAAGCGGCTGACCGTACTGCTGACGAAGCTGGCGGCGCTGCTCACCGGGCTGGTCGCCCTGGCGGTGCCCACCACGGCGCTCTGGTTCGGCAGCTTCTGGCTGGTCGCCACGTTCCGTGGCAGCACGGCGAAGATGACCTCCGGGGCCTGGCAGTCCTTCGCCCTGACCGGGCTGCGCGGGCTGGTGCTCGCACTGGTCACCGCGACCATCGGCTTCGCGCTCGCCTCGCTGGGGCGGCACACCGCGATGGCCCTGGGCGGGGTGATCGCCCTGATGGTCGTCGGCCAGTTCGGCCTCGGCATCCTGCTGGCGATGGCCGGCGTGCGCTTCGCCGAGGCCTGGCTGCTGCCGACCTACGCCCTGGCGTGGATGCAGAAGAAGGTGACCCTGGAGGACTGGAACACCTGCCAGGCCACCTACTTCGGCGAGTGCAAACCGGACACGCTGGACATCACCTGGCAGCAGTCCTCGGTGATGATGGCGGTCGGATTCGTGGTGATCCTGGGCGCGGCCCTCTGGGCGATGCGCCGGCGGGACATCTCCTGA
- a CDS encoding ATP-binding cassette domain-containing protein — protein MPAVLEIEGLRKTYKSRRRGTRNALDGFDMRVEQGQVHGFLGPNGSGKTTTLRTLLGLIRPNGGRMTILGHEVPAALPAVAGQVGAIVESPQFFPHFTARDTLSLLAGAGDVPQHRVDEVLELVGLRDRAGERVKTYSLGMKQRLAVASALLKNPKLLILDEPANGLDPGGIREMRTLTRNLAESGMTVVLSSHILGEIQLICDSVTIISLGRRVAFGPVEQVLAQHSSGAVRVRLEAVTDLPVAADALTRAGIRVAGQADHLMLAGVDKPATVTRLLAEQGLYVSELAPVAVDLESVFLELTATAPVPGQHRQVDQSTKVGGAGQPGPTGGGWGA, from the coding sequence TTGCCAGCTGTCCTGGAGATCGAAGGTCTCCGCAAGACGTACAAGAGCCGTCGGCGCGGCACCCGCAACGCGCTCGACGGTTTCGACATGCGGGTCGAACAGGGGCAGGTGCACGGCTTCCTCGGCCCCAACGGGTCGGGCAAGACCACCACGCTGCGTACGCTGCTCGGCCTGATCCGGCCCAACGGCGGCCGGATGACGATCCTCGGCCACGAGGTGCCGGCGGCGCTGCCCGCCGTCGCCGGTCAGGTCGGCGCGATCGTGGAGAGCCCGCAGTTCTTTCCGCACTTCACCGCGCGGGACACCCTGTCCCTGCTCGCCGGCGCGGGCGACGTGCCGCAGCACCGGGTCGACGAGGTGCTGGAGCTGGTCGGGCTGCGCGACCGCGCCGGCGAGCGGGTCAAGACCTACTCGCTGGGCATGAAGCAGCGGCTCGCCGTCGCCTCGGCCCTGCTGAAGAACCCGAAGCTGCTGATCCTCGACGAGCCGGCCAACGGCCTCGACCCGGGCGGCATCCGGGAGATGCGCACCCTGACGCGCAACCTCGCCGAGTCGGGGATGACAGTGGTGCTCTCCAGCCACATCCTCGGCGAGATCCAACTGATCTGCGACTCGGTCACCATCATCTCGCTGGGCCGGCGGGTGGCCTTCGGCCCGGTCGAGCAGGTGCTCGCCCAGCACTCCTCGGGCGCGGTCCGGGTGCGGCTGGAGGCGGTCACCGACCTGCCGGTCGCCGCCGACGCGCTGACCCGGGCCGGAATCCGGGTGGCGGGCCAGGCCGACCACCTGATGCTCGCCGGGGTCGACAAGCCGGCCACGGTGACCCGGCTCCTCGCCGAGCAGGGTCTCTACGTCAGCGAGCTCGCCCCGGTCGCCGTCGACCTGGAGAGCGTCTTCCTCGAACTGACCGCCACCGCGCCGGTACCCGGCCAGCACCGGCAGGTCGACCAGTCCACGAAGGTCGGTGGCGCCGGGCAGCCCGGTCCCACCGGGGGAGGGTGGGGCGCGTGA
- a CDS encoding DeoR/GlpR family DNA-binding transcription regulator, whose translation MDRYARWNALLEMLTDNGRVSVEEAAERLDVSQATIRRDFDQLAQQQMITRTRGGAVANGVSYDLPLRYKTAKHSAEKQRIGAAAAALVSPGTVVGLNGGTTSTEVARALAVRPDLNTSAEGAQLTVVTNALNIANELLVRSRMKVVVAGGVVRPKSFELVGPLGGALLREVTLDVALLGVDAIDPQLGAAAHHEGEAAMNNLMVARAKRVVIIADSSKLGGHAFARICPVDRVETLVTDSGANPEVVEAFRAAGVTVICA comes from the coding sequence GTGGACCGGTACGCCAGATGGAACGCCCTGCTCGAGATGCTGACCGACAACGGCCGCGTCAGCGTCGAGGAGGCGGCCGAGCGGCTGGACGTCTCCCAGGCCACCATCCGGCGCGACTTCGACCAGCTCGCCCAGCAGCAGATGATCACCCGGACCCGGGGTGGCGCGGTCGCCAACGGCGTCTCGTACGACCTGCCGCTGCGCTACAAGACGGCCAAGCACTCGGCGGAGAAGCAGCGGATCGGCGCCGCCGCCGCGGCGCTCGTCTCGCCGGGCACCGTGGTGGGCCTCAACGGCGGCACGACCAGCACGGAGGTGGCCCGGGCCCTCGCCGTCCGGCCCGACCTGAACACCAGCGCCGAGGGCGCCCAGCTCACCGTGGTCACCAACGCGCTGAACATCGCCAACGAGCTGCTGGTCCGCTCCCGGATGAAGGTCGTGGTGGCCGGCGGCGTGGTCCGCCCGAAGTCGTTCGAGCTGGTCGGCCCGCTGGGCGGGGCGCTGCTGCGCGAGGTCACCCTCGACGTCGCCCTGCTCGGCGTGGACGCGATCGACCCGCAGCTCGGCGCCGCCGCCCACCACGAGGGCGAGGCGGCGATGAACAACCTGATGGTGGCCCGGGCCAAGCGGGTCGTCATCATCGCCGACTCGTCCAAGTTGGGCGGTCACGCCTTCGCCCGGATCTGCCCGGTGGACCGGGTGGAGACGCTGGTCACCGACTCCGGAGCCAACCCCGAGGTGGTGGAGGCGTTCCGCGCCGCCGGCGTCACGGTCATCTGCGCCTGA
- a CDS encoding SIS domain-containing protein, which translates to MSYVDAEIASQPDCWREAARLAATATDHLPRPGERVAVVGCGTSWFMAMAYAARREHLGQGETDAFQASEFPAGRRYDRLVAITRSGTTTEVTELIAALRGRVPSTVLVGDPDSPAVALAYAAVTMPFADERSVVQTRFATTALALLRAHLGDNIDALAADAEVAVRAPLPIDPTRIEQATFLGRGWTVGLAQEAALKCREAATFWAEAYPAMDYRHGPISIAAPGRLVWAFGELPDGLPEDVAATGAAFVHSRTHGCRTVLGSWAAGRTPVDPMADLILAQRFAVALATSRGLDPDAPRHLTRSVVLA; encoded by the coding sequence ATGTCGTACGTCGACGCCGAGATCGCGAGCCAGCCCGACTGCTGGCGGGAGGCGGCGCGACTCGCCGCCACCGCGACGGACCACCTCCCCCGCCCCGGGGAGCGGGTCGCCGTCGTGGGCTGCGGCACGTCGTGGTTCATGGCGATGGCGTACGCGGCCCGCCGCGAGCACCTCGGCCAGGGCGAGACCGACGCCTTCCAGGCCTCCGAGTTCCCCGCCGGCCGGCGCTACGACCGGCTCGTCGCGATCACCCGCTCCGGCACCACCACCGAGGTCACCGAGCTGATCGCCGCCCTGCGCGGGCGGGTGCCGAGCACCGTCCTGGTCGGCGACCCCGACTCCCCCGCCGTCGCGCTGGCCTACGCGGCGGTGACCATGCCCTTCGCCGACGAGCGCTCGGTGGTGCAGACCCGCTTCGCGACCACCGCCCTGGCCCTGCTCCGCGCCCACCTCGGCGACAACATCGACGCGCTCGCCGCCGACGCGGAGGTGGCCGTACGCGCCCCGCTGCCGATCGACCCGACCCGCATCGAGCAGGCCACCTTCCTCGGCCGGGGCTGGACGGTCGGGCTCGCCCAGGAGGCCGCGCTGAAGTGCCGCGAGGCGGCCACCTTCTGGGCCGAGGCGTACCCGGCGATGGACTACCGGCACGGGCCGATCTCGATCGCCGCACCGGGCCGGCTGGTCTGGGCGTTCGGCGAACTGCCCGACGGGCTGCCGGAGGACGTGGCGGCGACCGGAGCGGCGTTCGTGCACAGCCGCACCCACGGCTGCCGCACGGTGCTGGGCAGTTGGGCCGCCGGCCGTACGCCCGTCGACCCGATGGCCGACCTGATCCTGGCGCAGCGCTTCGCCGTCGCGCTCGCCACCAGCCGGGGCCTCGACCCGGACGCGCCCCGCCACCTGACCCGTTCCGTGGTCCTCGCGTGA
- a CDS encoding ROK family protein → MRPADVVVALDVGGTGMKCALVRADGAVLHTERHPTDAERGPDAVVDTVLGIAEGLAGKARADGLDPVAIGIAVPGVIDEARGVAVWSANVGFRDVPLRDLAQARLGLPTAVGHDVRAGGLAEARLGAGSDAAHVLFVAIGTGIAAAHLVGGRAATGAHGAAGEIGHILVRPGGPRCGCGRPGCLEAVSSASAIGRLYSARAGVPATAAEVADRAAAGEPLAADVWREAVEALADGLATGQALFDVETVVIGGGLARAGALLFDPLRAALHERMTFHREPRLVAAALGDEAGCLGAALLALDSLEK, encoded by the coding sequence GTGAGGCCAGCCGACGTCGTCGTCGCGCTGGACGTCGGCGGCACCGGGATGAAGTGCGCCCTGGTCCGGGCCGACGGTGCCGTGCTGCACACCGAGCGGCACCCCACCGACGCGGAGCGCGGCCCGGACGCCGTCGTCGACACGGTCCTGGGGATCGCCGAGGGGCTGGCCGGCAAGGCCCGCGCCGACGGGCTCGACCCGGTCGCGATCGGCATCGCCGTACCCGGGGTGATCGACGAGGCGCGCGGAGTCGCCGTCTGGTCGGCGAACGTCGGCTTCCGGGACGTACCGCTGCGGGACCTGGCGCAGGCACGGCTCGGACTGCCGACGGCGGTCGGCCACGACGTGCGCGCCGGCGGCCTGGCCGAGGCCCGGCTCGGCGCGGGCAGCGACGCCGCGCACGTCCTCTTCGTCGCGATCGGCACCGGGATCGCCGCCGCGCACCTGGTCGGTGGCAGGGCAGCCACCGGCGCGCACGGCGCCGCCGGCGAGATCGGCCACATTCTGGTACGCCCCGGCGGGCCGCGCTGCGGCTGCGGCCGTCCCGGGTGCCTGGAGGCGGTCTCCTCCGCCTCCGCGATCGGCCGGCTCTACTCGGCGCGGGCCGGCGTCCCGGCGACGGCCGCCGAGGTGGCCGACCGGGCGGCGGCCGGCGAGCCGCTGGCGGCGGACGTCTGGCGGGAGGCCGTGGAGGCGCTCGCCGACGGCCTCGCCACCGGCCAGGCCCTCTTCGACGTGGAGACCGTCGTGATCGGCGGCGGGCTGGCGCGGGCCGGCGCGCTGCTGTTCGACCCGCTGCGGGCCGCGCTGCACGAGCGGATGACGTTCCACCGGGAGCCGCGCCTGGTCGCGGCGGCCCTCGGCGACGAGGCCGGCTGCCTCGGCGCCGCCCTGCTCGCCCTCGACAGTCTGGAGAAGTGA
- the nagA gene encoding N-acetylglucosamine-6-phosphate deacetylase — MALRVNGKVVTPTGVIRQGCVEVDEGRIRAVAEYPSVRDGHWIVPGFVDMHTHGGGGHTFTTGDAEQARQAADFHLRHGTTTLLASLVSSPFVLMRSATEAFAPLVAEGVLAGIHFEGPYLSSARCGAQNPEYLRDPSTDELAELIELGGGAVRMVTLAPERDGALEAIKLLTAHRVVAAVGHTDATYDETRAAVAAGASVGTHLFNGMRPVHHREPGPVVALLDAPNVVCELVADGVHLHDGMLAFATSTAGPERSALITDAMAAAGMADGEYDLGGQTVTVADGVARLARDGAIAGSTLTMDAALRHAVGAGIPIADAVRMAATTPARAIGLGDQLGALQVGLRADLVVLDDDLNVVRVMRGGSWLE; from the coding sequence ATGGCTCTTCGGGTGAACGGCAAGGTGGTGACCCCGACCGGCGTGATCCGGCAGGGCTGCGTGGAGGTCGACGAGGGTCGGATCCGGGCGGTGGCCGAGTACCCGTCGGTCCGCGACGGGCACTGGATCGTGCCGGGCTTCGTCGACATGCACACGCACGGCGGCGGCGGGCACACCTTCACCACGGGCGACGCCGAGCAGGCCCGGCAGGCCGCCGACTTCCACCTGCGGCACGGCACCACCACCCTGCTGGCCAGCCTCGTCAGCTCGCCCTTCGTGCTCATGCGCTCGGCCACCGAGGCGTTCGCCCCGCTGGTCGCCGAGGGGGTGCTGGCCGGGATCCACTTCGAGGGCCCGTACCTCTCCTCGGCCCGCTGCGGCGCGCAGAACCCCGAGTACCTGCGCGACCCGTCCACCGACGAGCTGGCCGAGCTGATCGAGCTGGGCGGCGGGGCGGTCCGGATGGTCACCCTCGCCCCCGAGCGGGACGGCGCGCTGGAGGCGATCAAGCTGCTCACCGCGCACCGGGTGGTCGCCGCGGTCGGCCACACCGACGCCACGTACGACGAGACCCGCGCCGCCGTCGCGGCGGGCGCGAGCGTCGGCACCCACCTGTTCAACGGGATGCGGCCGGTGCACCACCGCGAGCCCGGCCCGGTGGTGGCCCTGCTGGACGCCCCGAACGTGGTCTGCGAGCTGGTCGCCGACGGCGTGCACCTGCACGACGGGATGCTGGCCTTCGCCACCTCGACGGCGGGCCCCGAGCGGTCCGCCCTGATCACCGACGCGATGGCCGCCGCCGGCATGGCCGACGGCGAGTACGACCTGGGCGGCCAGACGGTCACGGTGGCGGACGGCGTGGCCCGGTTGGCCCGCGACGGCGCGATCGCGGGCAGCACCCTGACCATGGACGCCGCGCTGCGGCACGCGGTGGGCGCCGGGATCCCGATCGCGGACGCCGTACGGATGGCGGCCACCACGCCGGCCCGTGCCATCGGCCTCGGCGACCAGCTGGGCGCGCTCCAGGTCGGACTCCGGGCCGACCTGGTGGTGCTCGACGACGACCTCAACGTGGTCCGGGTGATGCGCGGCGGCTCCTGGCTGGAGTGA
- a CDS encoding DUF4032 domain-containing protein: protein MRITSALVDPALLDLPWSTPLEEWPAQHLVALPQGISRHIVRFVRLGEYVYAFKETRERIAEREYDLLRALERIDFPSVEAVAIVADRQTDDGEPLESVLITRHLQFSLPYRALFSHTLRPETMGRLLDALAALIVRMHLTGFFWGDCSLSNTLFRRDAGAFAAYLVDAETGALHHSLSNGQRGEDLEIARVNIFGEALDLQAAGLLHESIDPEVVCEEVVQRYERLWHEITYEQQVEREARHDIEGRIRRLNELGFDVAEVAMSTIDNGRYLVRPKVVDAGYHTRRLLRLTGLDAEENQARRLLNDLDAYRAESYLMDEQQAAHRWLTEVFEPVVRAVPAHLRRKLEPQELFAQIIEHKWLLSERAGRDVGMAPAVQSFLSDVLVHRPDEQAVLGDVVTGGDGPSDGLSPRPLSS from the coding sequence GTGCGGATCACCTCGGCCCTCGTGGACCCGGCGTTGCTCGACCTACCTTGGTCGACCCCGCTGGAGGAGTGGCCTGCGCAACACCTGGTGGCGCTGCCGCAGGGCATCTCCCGGCACATCGTCCGCTTCGTCCGGCTGGGTGAGTACGTCTACGCGTTCAAGGAGACCCGCGAGCGGATCGCCGAGCGGGAGTACGACCTGCTCCGCGCCCTGGAGCGGATCGACTTCCCGTCGGTCGAGGCGGTGGCGATCGTCGCCGACCGGCAGACCGACGACGGGGAACCCCTCGAGTCGGTGCTGATCACCCGGCACCTGCAGTTCTCGCTGCCCTACCGGGCGCTCTTCTCGCACACCCTGCGCCCGGAGACGATGGGCCGGCTGCTCGACGCGCTGGCCGCCCTGATCGTCCGGATGCACCTGACCGGCTTCTTCTGGGGCGACTGCTCGCTGTCGAACACCCTCTTCCGGCGGGATGCCGGAGCCTTCGCCGCCTACCTGGTGGACGCCGAGACCGGCGCCCTGCACCACTCCCTCTCCAACGGCCAGCGCGGCGAGGACCTGGAGATCGCCCGCGTCAACATCTTCGGCGAGGCGCTCGACCTCCAGGCCGCCGGGCTGCTGCACGAGTCGATCGACCCGGAGGTGGTCTGCGAGGAGGTCGTGCAGCGCTACGAGCGGCTGTGGCACGAGATCACCTACGAGCAGCAGGTCGAGCGGGAGGCCCGGCACGACATCGAGGGGCGGATCCGCCGCCTCAACGAGCTGGGCTTCGACGTCGCCGAGGTGGCCATGTCCACGATCGACAACGGGCGCTACCTGGTCCGGCCGAAGGTGGTCGACGCCGGCTACCACACCCGGCGGCTGCTCCGCCTGACCGGCCTCGACGCCGAGGAGAACCAGGCCCGCCGGCTGCTCAACGACCTGGACGCCTACCGGGCGGAGAGCTACCTGATGGACGAGCAGCAGGCCGCGCACCGCTGGCTGACCGAGGTCTTCGAGCCGGTGGTCCGGGCCGTGCCCGCGCACCTGCGCCGCAAGCTGGAGCCGCAGGAGCTCTTCGCCCAGATCATCGAGCACAAGTGGCTGCTCTCCGAGCGGGCCGGCCGGGATGTCGGGATGGCCCCGGCCGTGCAGTCGTTCCTCTCCGACGTGCTGGTGCACCGCCCCGACGAGCAGGCGGTGCTCGGCGACGTGGTGACGGGCGGTGATGGTCCTTCCGACGGACTCTCTCCGCGACCGCTGTCGAGCTGA
- a CDS encoding phosphatase PAP2 family protein gives MQLRPVRPAGWWFDALLLTALVGLTVALAGERLFGIDRAIADWSQAHRPTAAHWTAVVLNYLGQGTPLTLIALGLGVLLAVRLRSVRPVLPPVLAFALSYLTIGPLKVWTARPAPSASVKKPFLPAEQTLPLFQDELPLKFAQSYPSGHVANAILWYGVIALLLAPLLRTYGRTVPPRLVTVVRVVPPVVVLCTTTYLGWHWLTDSVAGLLLGLLLDRLVHRVPWDDLPLPGALRDWNRPFISAP, from the coding sequence GTGCAGCTCCGGCCGGTCCGGCCGGCCGGCTGGTGGTTCGACGCGCTGCTGCTGACCGCCCTCGTCGGGTTGACCGTGGCCCTCGCCGGTGAGCGGCTCTTCGGGATCGACCGCGCGATCGCCGACTGGTCGCAGGCGCACCGGCCGACGGCCGCGCACTGGACGGCGGTGGTGCTCAACTACCTGGGCCAGGGCACCCCGTTGACGTTGATCGCCCTGGGGCTCGGGGTGCTGCTCGCGGTGCGGCTGAGGTCGGTCCGCCCGGTGCTGCCGCCGGTGCTCGCCTTCGCCCTCAGCTACCTGACCATCGGCCCGCTCAAGGTGTGGACCGCCCGGCCCGCGCCCAGCGCGAGCGTCAAGAAACCCTTCCTCCCCGCCGAGCAGACCCTCCCGCTGTTCCAGGACGAGCTGCCGCTGAAGTTCGCCCAGTCCTACCCCTCCGGCCACGTGGCGAACGCGATCCTCTGGTACGGCGTCATCGCGCTGCTGCTCGCCCCGCTGCTGCGCACGTACGGCCGGACCGTGCCGCCCCGGCTGGTCACCGTGGTCCGGGTCGTGCCGCCGGTGGTGGTGCTCTGCACCACCACCTACCTCGGCTGGCACTGGCTGACCGACTCGGTCGCCGGGCTGCTGCTGGGGCTTCTCCTCGACCGGCTGGTGCACCGGGTGCCGTGGGACGACCTGCCGCTGCCGGGAGCGCTGCGGGACTGGAACCGTCCGTTCATCTCCGCCCCCTAG
- a CDS encoding APC family permease: MDRLARRLGVRDAVVIGLGSMLGAGVFVVFAPAAAAAGGAGLLAALVLAGFIAFCNATSSARLAARYPESGGTYVYGRERLGPFAGFLAGWGFVAGKTASCAAMALTIGAYLWPGQARLVAVGAVAAVTAVNLRGIGRTATATKVLVGVVLAVLALVAVAGAAGGDVSLDRLGDLGGGRGVLTAAGLLFFAFAGYARIATLGEEVRDPARTIPRAVPLALGVVLAVYLVLAVVTVGVLGADRLAGSAAPLADVVTAAGLPGLAWLVRAGATVAVTGVLLSLLAGVGRTALAMARRRDLPGALAAVHPVHRVPHRAELAVAAVVVAIVLLGDVRGAIGFSSCTVLVYYAITNAAALTLGRDPGRRLPVRALAVLGLAGCLLLAVNLPPASVLAGVAVLAVGALWYALRPRRA, encoded by the coding sequence GTGGATCGACTGGCACGCCGGCTGGGCGTACGGGATGCGGTGGTCATCGGCCTGGGGTCGATGCTCGGCGCGGGCGTCTTCGTGGTCTTCGCGCCCGCCGCGGCGGCGGCCGGCGGGGCCGGTCTGCTGGCCGCGCTGGTGCTGGCCGGCTTCATCGCCTTCTGCAACGCGACCAGCTCGGCCCGGCTCGCGGCCCGCTACCCCGAGTCCGGCGGCACCTACGTGTACGGGCGGGAGCGGCTCGGCCCGTTCGCCGGGTTCCTGGCCGGCTGGGGCTTCGTGGCCGGCAAGACGGCGAGCTGCGCGGCGATGGCGTTGACCATCGGGGCGTACCTCTGGCCGGGGCAGGCCCGGCTCGTCGCCGTCGGCGCGGTGGCGGCGGTGACCGCCGTGAACCTGCGCGGCATCGGCAGGACCGCGACCGCGACGAAGGTCCTGGTGGGCGTGGTGCTGGCGGTGCTGGCCCTGGTCGCGGTGGCCGGCGCGGCCGGCGGCGACGTCTCGCTCGACCGGCTCGGCGACCTCGGCGGCGGGCGGGGCGTGCTCACTGCCGCCGGGCTGCTCTTCTTCGCCTTCGCCGGATACGCGCGGATCGCCACCCTCGGCGAGGAGGTACGCGACCCGGCGCGGACCATCCCCCGGGCGGTCCCGCTGGCCCTCGGCGTGGTGCTGGCGGTCTACCTGGTGCTCGCCGTGGTCACGGTCGGCGTGCTCGGGGCCGACCGGCTGGCCGGTTCCGCCGCGCCCCTGGCCGACGTGGTGACGGCCGCCGGGCTGCCCGGCCTGGCGTGGCTGGTGCGGGCCGGGGCGACGGTGGCGGTGACCGGGGTGCTGCTCTCCCTGCTCGCCGGGGTGGGGCGCACCGCGTTGGCGATGGCCCGCCGCCGCGACCTGCCGGGGGCGCTCGCCGCCGTCCACCCGGTGCACCGGGTGCCGCACCGGGCGGAGCTGGCCGTGGCCGCCGTGGTGGTGGCGATCGTGCTGCTGGGCGACGTACGCGGCGCGATCGGCTTCTCCAGCTGCACCGTGCTGGTCTACTACGCGATCACCAACGCCGCCGCGCTGACGCTGGGCCGGGACCCGGGCCGGCGGCTGCCGGTGCGGGCGCTGGCCGTGCTGGGGCTGGCCGGCTGCCTGCTGCTCGCGGTCAACCTGCCGCCGGCCAGCGTGCTCGCCGGCGTCGCCGTGCTCGCCGTCGGCGCCCTCTGGTACGCCCTGCGCCCGCGCCGGGCCTGA